From the Kallotenue papyrolyticum genome, the window TGCCGTGACCAGATCGCGCACTACGCCGGCCAGCAGCATGCCCATGCCGCGCGCCAGCGCGTCGGCTACACCCCACGCGCCGATAAACAGTCCGGCCTGCTCCGGCAGGGTCATGTCCAGCATCAGCGCTAGGTTGGCGGCGGTGGAGATGCCGGTGCCGAAGCCCAGCGCGAACACGCCCGGCAGGAAGAGCGCTTCCAGGCGCAGCATCCCGCTGGCCGCGATCAGCAGCAGGCCGCCGGCGGCCACCGTGCTGCCCAGCGCCGCGCTCGCCTTTTTGCTCAACAGGCGACTGATCACGAAGCCCTCCAGCAGCAGCGCCAGCAGCAGCGCGCTGCCCCACAGCGAGGTCAGGCGTGTGGTCTGGCTGACGGGCATGGCGAAGGCTTGCGCGCCGAAGGGCTCCAGCAGCACATCCTGACCCAGGATCGCTGCCAGCAGCAGTGTCAGGTAGATAAAGAACAGACGCGCCTGCGGATGATGCAGCACGGCGCGCACCGCTGCGCGCTGGCTATGGCGTGTTTGAGGGCGGAGCTGACGGGAGCGCGGCTCCAGGCCGATCAGCCCCAGCGCGGCTAGCAGCAGGGCGCAGCCGCCCAGCAGGTTGAAGACCTGGATCAGCCGCGCAGGCGTGTAGTCGTGCAGCGCCCGCCCCAGGAGCAGCGCCGTGACGATCACGCTGCTGATCATCATGAACCACATCACCGCCACCGTGCGCGGGCGCTGCTCCGGCGACGAAAGGTCGCTGGCCAGCGCAAGATAGGCTACCGTGGCGATGTTGAAGCCCATGCCCCATAGGCCAAAGGCTAGCGTCGCCAGCAGCAGCCCGGGCCCAAAGGCGTGCTCCATCAGCAGCGCGGCGTGCGGCGTGAGCAACGCGCCACCGACGGTCAGCAGCAGGCCCAGCGCAATGTAGGGCGTGCGCCGGTAGCCCCACAGCGGGTGGCTGTCCGAATACTGCCCGATCCAGATCTGCAGTGGCGAGAGCAGGTAGGGCGCGATCACCAGCGCGGCGACGACCGTGGCTAGAATGCCGAATTCATGGATCATCAGGCGGTTGAGCACGCCGGTGATCGGCACCAGCGTGATCGCGGCGACAACATGCAGCAGACCAAGCCGAATGCTTCTGATCAACACCATCGTCGTCCTAGGTTGATTGCGCATATATTGTGGCGCGGCGACGGCGACTTGTCCAATCGCGCTGTGGGCGTTGCCAGCGTCCTGTCACCTGTTTGTCATCTGGCGTGCCGCGCGCAGGACTTGACAAGCGGCGCTGGGAGGTGTACATAACAAGTGATGAGAAGATCTGTCCGCCGACAGGTGCAGGTTGTTCTGGGGCTCATGTTCTCCCCCCGGAGAACATGGGCCCTTGTTCGTGTGCGGTCCGACCGCCACAGGAGGAACGATCATGCTCGATCGTCGTAGCCAGCGCATCCGCGAGAACTTCCGGCAGCAGGCCAATCCCCGCGAGCGCAACGCGACGCCGCCTTCGCTGGCCGAGCAGTTGCGGCGGGTGTATGCCGGCGATGTCGCGTCCCGCACCAATGCGCCGGATGGCCATGCCGAACTGGCGCGACGCTTGAGCCGGCGACGGGGCCGGCGCTGATCCACGCGATCCTGCCTCCCGCATGCGGCGCAATCTGGTACACTGCAGGGGTTCGCATGCGGGAGGAGACCGATGACGACAGCCTCTGCTCTGCCCCACTGGGATCTGACCAGTGTTTACCCCGATCTTGATGCGCCCGAATGTCAGGCCGCCTTTGCCGCCCTGCGCGCGGCGATCGATGCCCTGACGCCACTGTTCGATCGGCACGCCGTGGGTCACGCCGCGCCCTGCGCGCTGGATGATGCGCTGGTGGCCGCCTTTGAGCAGGTCACGCAGCGCTACAACGAGGTGCTATCCCAGGCGCGCACGCTGAGCGCCTATGTCTCTGGTTTTGTCGCCACCGACTCGCGCAACGCGCGCGCGCAGGCGCGGCTCAGCGAACTGCAACGCGAGCTGACGCGCCTGGCACAGCTCGGCACGCGCTATA encodes:
- a CDS encoding BCD family MFS transporter codes for the protein MVLIRSIRLGLLHVVAAITLVPITGVLNRLMIHEFGILATVVAALVIAPYLLSPLQIWIGQYSDSHPLWGYRRTPYIALGLLLTVGGALLTPHAALLMEHAFGPGLLLATLAFGLWGMGFNIATVAYLALASDLSSPEQRPRTVAVMWFMMISSVIVTALLLGRALHDYTPARLIQVFNLLGGCALLLAALGLIGLEPRSRQLRPQTRHSQRAAVRAVLHHPQARLFFIYLTLLLAAILGQDVLLEPFGAQAFAMPVSQTTRLTSLWGSALLLALLLEGFVISRLLSKKASAALGSTVAAGGLLLIAASGMLRLEALFLPGVFALGFGTGISTAANLALMLDMTLPEQAGLFIGAWGVADALARGMGMLLAGVVRDLVTALTGNATDGYVMVFLLEAGLLAISLALLPRLDVRAFRTRQPTLAELAALSGETL